GCGTCTTGTCGTCGAAGCTGGTGCGGGCGGTCGCGATCAGGGCGTCGAACTCGTCATTGCCGAAGTAGCCCCAGTTGTTGGAAACCGGGGGGAAGGTCTTGGTGCTGACGAAGCGCACCATGGCGAAGAAGGGGTCCATCGCGGCGGCCGACACGTTGATGCCGTTGGCGCCGTTGGCCGACGGGTCCTTCGCGCCCTTGCGCCAGTTGGTGAACAGCGTGTTCCACTCAAGCACGTCGAGCTGAACGTCGAAGTTGCACTGCTTCAGGCTTTCCTGGATGTACTCGTTCATCGGCAGCGGCTGCATCTGGCCCGAACCCGAGGCCGAAACCTGGATCTTCACCTTCAGCGGCTTGTCGGCGGTGTGGCCGGCTTCGGCCATCATCTTGGTCGCGGTTGCGGGGTCGAACTTGATGTCGAACTTCGGATTGCCCCACCACGGATGGTCGGGCGACACGATGCCCTTGGCTTCACCCATCATGCCGCCGAGGAAGGCCTTCAGTTCGGCACGGTTGATACACAGGTTGGCGGCCTGACGCACGCGCTTGTCCAGCCACGGCGAGCCCTCGGCAAAGGACAGCTGCCACGGCCAGATGTGCGGTTGCGGGTTGGAGTAGATCTTGAAGCCACGGCTCTTGATCTGGTCCATGGCGTCCGGTGCCGGTGCCTCGATCCAGTCCACCTGGCCCGAGAGCAGGGCGGCGGTACGGGCGTTGGCTTCGGGCAGCGGCAGCATCACGACCTTGTCGATTGTCGGTGTGCGCTTCGGATCCCAGTAGCCGGTGTTCTTGGCGACTTCAAGACGCTCGCGCGGCGCGAAGGAAACCATCTTGAACGGGCCGGTGCCGGAGGCATCTGCAGCAAAGGCAATCCATGCCTGCTTGCTGCG
This genomic interval from Parazoarcus communis contains the following:
- a CDS encoding ABC transporter substrate-binding protein is translated as MSTCNRPTRRLTALIGSTLLALSFASSAVMAQEKVLRIGMTAADIPRTLGQPDQGFEGNRFTGIPMYDSLTQWDLSKADAPSVLIPGLATSWAVDAADKTKWIFKLRPGVKFHDGSAFNADAVVWNVQKVLDKTAKHFDASQVGVTASRMPTLRSAKKIDDLTVELTSSEPDAFLPINLTNLFMASPAQWEAKFKAVPASVTDVAERSKQAWIAFAADASGTGPFKMVSFAPRERLEVAKNTGYWDPKRTPTIDKVVMLPLPEANARTAALLSGQVDWIEAPAPDAMDQIKSRGFKIYSNPQPHIWPWQLSFAEGSPWLDKRVRQAANLCINRAELKAFLGGMMGEAKGIVSPDHPWWGNPKFDIKFDPATATKMMAEAGHTADKPLKVKIQVSASGSGQMQPLPMNEYIQESLKQCNFDVQLDVLEWNTLFTNWRKGAKDPSANGANGINVSAAAMDPFFAMVRFVSTKTFPPVSNNWGYFGNDEFDALIATARTSFDDKTRDAALAKLHARIVEEAPFIFVAHDVGPRAMSAKIKNVVQPKSWFIDIATMKMD